Proteins from one Polynucleobacter wuianus genomic window:
- a CDS encoding RluA family pseudouridine synthase — MALPQTPDSNPVDYIDEEDFISLEIPMEMAGERLDKVLAGSLPDYSRNRLKTWVEAGAVMVDGKVTKARYLLRGGESVKVFPQEMPEQFAFSPENIPLDVVYEDDAILVINKPPGLVVHPAAGNWSGTLLNGLLFRYPELQSLPRAGIVHRLDKDTSGLMVVARTAQAQTSLVRQLQDRSVGRRYLAWVWGEAPSQGKVLASVGRDQRDRLKMAAGSPQGKPAATLFRRLAKGSFNDATLALLECRLETGRTHQIRVHLESLGYPLLGDPVYRKKTPGAAKTLPFERQALHAFALSLQHPVSNELVSWFRLPPEDLMSLLPQVDMTESDLPQEAIVLASIHNERTHD; from the coding sequence GTGGCATTGCCGCAAACTCCTGATTCGAATCCTGTTGATTATATCGATGAAGAGGATTTCATCTCCCTGGAAATTCCCATGGAGATGGCCGGTGAACGCCTAGACAAGGTGCTAGCAGGCTCTTTGCCAGATTATTCCCGAAATCGGCTCAAGACTTGGGTTGAGGCAGGTGCCGTCATGGTCGATGGCAAGGTCACAAAAGCCCGCTATTTGCTCAGAGGGGGTGAAAGCGTTAAGGTTTTCCCGCAGGAGATGCCAGAGCAGTTTGCTTTTAGTCCCGAAAACATTCCTTTGGATGTAGTTTATGAGGATGACGCTATCCTGGTAATTAATAAGCCTCCAGGCTTGGTGGTTCATCCAGCCGCAGGAAATTGGTCGGGCACATTATTAAATGGCCTCCTCTTTAGGTACCCAGAACTTCAATCCTTGCCACGAGCTGGTATTGTGCATCGCTTAGACAAAGATACCTCGGGCCTGATGGTGGTTGCCAGAACGGCGCAAGCACAAACTTCATTGGTGAGACAGTTGCAAGATAGATCGGTGGGTCGTCGTTACCTTGCGTGGGTGTGGGGCGAAGCGCCAAGCCAAGGAAAAGTGCTTGCAAGCGTTGGTCGAGATCAACGTGATCGTTTGAAGATGGCGGCCGGTAGTCCGCAAGGCAAGCCTGCTGCAACACTATTCCGACGATTAGCTAAAGGATCGTTCAACGATGCAACATTGGCTTTATTGGAGTGCCGACTGGAAACGGGGCGCACTCATCAAATACGTGTGCACCTGGAATCATTGGGTTACCCCTTGCTTGGAGATCCCGTTTACCGGAAGAAGACCCCAGGGGCTGCGAAGACTTTGCCTTTTGAACGTCAGGCCTTACATGCCTTTGCCCTGAGTTTGCAGCACCCCGTAAGCAATGAGCTCGTGAGCTGGTTTCGCTTGCCACCAGAAGATTTAATGAGTCTATTGCCACAAGTCGACATGACAGAATCGGATCTCCCGCAAGAGGCAATAGTGTTGGCGTCCATTCATAATGAACGTACGCATGACTAA
- a CDS encoding outer membrane protein assembly factor BamD, with product MSDVISDASLRLAGLSTLFLSCLCAVLLLSGCAGSDGQKDDTDIWSESKLYSEATDKLNDGDFAKCGKYFDKLEARFPFGPYSQQAQINAAYCYWKAQEQAQALVAIDRFIKLHQGSPTLDYAYYLKGLITFNDDLGWLGKFTGQDLSERDPKAAKEAFESFKTVVERFPDSKYAPDSLDRMRYIVNSLAEADVIVARFYYQRGAYLASANRAQLVIRDYDRAPAVEEALYILTKSYEKLGMTQLSNDTARVFKLNFPDSQMLETGQRVQKERKWWQIWNK from the coding sequence ATGTCCGACGTAATATCAGACGCCAGTTTAAGGCTTGCTGGGCTATCCACCCTATTTTTATCGTGCCTATGCGCAGTATTGCTATTAAGTGGATGTGCTGGTAGCGACGGCCAAAAAGACGACACCGATATTTGGTCGGAATCCAAACTCTACTCAGAAGCTACCGACAAATTAAATGATGGTGACTTTGCCAAGTGTGGCAAATACTTTGACAAGTTAGAAGCCCGTTTTCCATTTGGACCCTATTCACAACAAGCGCAAATTAATGCTGCCTATTGTTACTGGAAGGCACAAGAACAAGCGCAAGCCTTGGTGGCAATCGATCGTTTTATTAAATTGCATCAAGGTAGTCCAACTTTAGATTACGCTTACTACCTTAAAGGCCTCATTACCTTCAATGATGACTTGGGTTGGTTAGGTAAATTTACTGGTCAAGATTTAAGTGAGCGTGATCCTAAGGCTGCCAAAGAAGCGTTTGAATCCTTCAAGACGGTTGTTGAGCGTTTCCCTGATAGCAAATATGCTCCAGACTCGCTGGATCGGATGCGCTATATCGTGAACTCGCTTGCTGAGGCCGATGTTATTGTGGCGCGCTTCTATTACCAGCGTGGGGCTTACCTGGCCTCTGCTAACCGCGCTCAGCTAGTTATCCGCGACTATGACCGCGCTCCTGCGGTTGAAGAAGCACTTTATATCCTGACCAAGTCTTATGAAAAGTTGGGCATGACGCAGCTTAGCAATGACACTGCGCGGGTATTCAAACTCAACTTCCCAGATAGCCAAATGTTAGAAACTGGCCAACGTGTTCAAAAAGAGCGCAAGTGGTGGCAGATCTGGAATAAATAA
- the alr gene encoding alanine racemase gives MGASANSLINRPILASIHTQAFQHNLNRVRELAPESKIWAVIKARAYGHCFDAALQGLASTDGFALLDIQDAVWLREHGWQGRILLLEGLFHENELDLAQELHCDLVVHCEAQIEWLERYADKVHKSISVFLKMNTGMNRLGLKPAAYRTAFHRLHAAGYRLHHMTHFANADQVDQLPTVGAQQELFNQTIEGLEGPTSLANSAAILWHRNALGDWVRPGIMLYGASPTGFYTDIEHANLRSVMQLHSEIIDIQDLQAGDRIGYGGRYEAPEAMRVGIVACGYADGYPRQAKDGTPVWLHDDSNTNGGVICPIVGRVSMDMLTIDLRNAPNAKIGSVVELWGDKVPVDQVAQFSDTIGYELLCAVAPRVPVKII, from the coding sequence ATGGGTGCTTCAGCTAATAGCTTGATTAATAGACCAATTTTGGCCTCTATTCATACACAGGCCTTTCAGCATAACTTAAACCGAGTACGCGAGCTTGCTCCTGAGTCCAAAATTTGGGCTGTCATCAAAGCTAGGGCATACGGACATTGTTTTGATGCTGCACTTCAGGGTTTGGCCTCTACTGATGGCTTTGCATTGCTCGATATTCAAGATGCCGTTTGGTTAAGAGAACATGGCTGGCAAGGTCGAATTCTGCTGTTGGAAGGCTTATTTCATGAAAATGAACTCGATCTCGCACAAGAGTTACATTGTGATTTAGTGGTTCACTGCGAAGCCCAAATTGAATGGCTTGAGCGTTATGCGGACAAAGTCCATAAATCGATTAGTGTCTTTCTGAAAATGAATACGGGCATGAATCGCTTGGGCTTAAAGCCGGCAGCATACAGGACAGCCTTTCATCGATTGCATGCCGCTGGCTATCGTTTGCATCACATGACTCACTTTGCCAATGCCGATCAAGTTGACCAATTACCAACAGTAGGCGCTCAACAAGAATTATTTAATCAAACTATTGAAGGCTTAGAAGGCCCAACTTCTTTGGCTAACTCTGCTGCAATTCTCTGGCATCGAAATGCTCTAGGTGATTGGGTGCGCCCAGGCATCATGCTCTACGGTGCTTCCCCTACTGGTTTTTATACCGATATTGAACATGCCAACCTAAGATCAGTCATGCAATTGCATAGCGAAATCATTGATATTCAAGATCTCCAGGCGGGCGATCGTATTGGGTACGGTGGACGCTATGAAGCCCCTGAGGCGATGAGAGTTGGAATTGTTGCCTGTGGTTATGCTGATGGCTATCCTCGCCAAGCAAAAGATGGCACACCAGTTTGGTTGCATGATGACAGCAATACTAATGGTGGCGTTATTTGCCCAATCGTGGGACGCGTTTCTATGGATATGCTAACGATTGATTTACGCAATGCTCCGAATGCCAAAATTGGAAGTGTTGTCGAACTGTGGGGAGACAAGGTTCCCGTGGATCAAGTGGCGCAATTCAGTGACACCATAGGTTATGAATTGCTATGTGCTGTAGCCCCAAGGGTTCCAGTAAAAATTATTTAA
- the lplT gene encoding lysophospholipid transporter LplT, with protein sequence MNRSFYIIMAAQFFSSLADNALLIAAIALLAQLSAPAWMTPLLKLFFVLSYVLLAAFVGAFADSRPKGNVMFITNTIKFVGCVAMLFGGHPLLSYSIVGLGAAAYSPAKYGILTELLPPEKLVAANGWIEGLTVGSIILGTVLGGVLISSTVSQSLLALDIPSMDTGIDTPAESAILIIMMIYVIAALINLKIPDTGARYVSQKTNPIALIKDFAVCFKTLWDDRLGQISLAVTTLFWGAGATLQFIVIKWAQVALHMTLSQGAILQAISAVGVAGGAVWAAWRVPLRKSLNVLPYGIAMGLVVCVMAIYNSDMLPNTTLFSVGKLEVTLNLLPAYFLLVLVGWLAGYFVVPMNALLQHRGHVLMSAGHSIAVQNFNENISVLAMLAIYSLLIWLDLPVQYVIVGFGIVVSLIMWMVIKRHARNQAEYDSMHLIGEHKH encoded by the coding sequence ATGAACCGTAGTTTTTACATCATTATGGCGGCGCAATTTTTTTCGTCGCTTGCTGATAACGCTCTGCTGATCGCAGCAATTGCTCTCTTGGCCCAGCTAAGTGCTCCGGCCTGGATGACCCCTTTACTCAAATTATTCTTTGTATTGTCCTATGTTCTGCTCGCTGCATTTGTGGGTGCCTTTGCAGACTCCCGCCCAAAGGGTAATGTAATGTTCATTACCAATACGATTAAGTTTGTTGGTTGCGTGGCTATGCTCTTTGGTGGGCACCCCTTGCTCTCCTATTCGATTGTCGGTCTTGGTGCAGCAGCATATTCGCCTGCTAAATACGGAATCTTGACCGAACTGCTCCCACCTGAAAAATTGGTTGCCGCAAATGGCTGGATTGAAGGTCTGACCGTAGGCTCGATTATTTTAGGGACAGTATTGGGTGGTGTTCTGATTAGCAGTACGGTATCTCAAAGCCTCTTAGCATTAGACATCCCAAGCATGGATACCGGTATTGATACTCCCGCAGAATCTGCCATTCTTATCATTATGATGATTTATGTCATTGCTGCATTAATTAATCTCAAGATTCCAGATACTGGTGCTCGTTACGTCTCTCAAAAAACCAACCCGATTGCATTAATTAAAGATTTTGCGGTTTGCTTTAAAACGCTTTGGGATGATCGCCTTGGTCAAATCTCTTTAGCGGTAACCACCTTGTTCTGGGGCGCTGGCGCAACTTTGCAGTTTATCGTGATTAAGTGGGCCCAAGTCGCTCTGCATATGACCCTTTCTCAAGGTGCAATCTTGCAGGCCATCTCTGCTGTGGGTGTAGCTGGCGGTGCTGTCTGGGCCGCTTGGCGAGTGCCACTGCGGAAGTCACTCAATGTTCTCCCCTATGGTATTGCTATGGGTCTTGTTGTGTGCGTCATGGCAATTTATAACTCAGACATGCTCCCTAACACAACGCTGTTCAGTGTTGGCAAACTAGAAGTAACTTTAAATTTATTACCAGCGTATTTCTTACTTGTGTTGGTGGGTTGGTTGGCTGGGTATTTTGTAGTTCCGATGAATGCCCTCTTGCAACATCGTGGTCACGTTCTCATGTCTGCCGGTCACTCAATTGCCGTGCAAAACTTTAATGAAAATATTTCGGTGCTAGCAATGCTTGCTATTTATTCATTGCTCATTTGGCTTGATTTACCAGTTCAATACGTGATTGTTGGATTCGGCATCGTAGTTAGCCTGATCATGTGGATGGTGATTAAGCGCCATGCTCGAAACCAAGCTGAGTATGACTCCATGCACCTCATTGGCGAACACAAGCACTAA
- a CDS encoding DNA polymerase III subunit psi, translating into MSNTHSSFLKEMGITEWTSRDEPSVEVVSSEVSVAQNVIADGTHNSARAHWWFFGAQPQGDAQILFQNVLRVLGLASNEWSWKSPNDNLSKMHLPENGMPVVAFAFGGPAAQKITGERDPLPQLRETILALNTGNDEEIPVIATFDLAQLASKSKDKAMLWQDLLLAKSVLQNI; encoded by the coding sequence ATGAGCAATACACATTCAAGCTTCTTAAAAGAAATGGGCATTACTGAGTGGACCTCTCGTGATGAGCCTTCAGTAGAGGTCGTTTCTAGTGAAGTTTCAGTAGCTCAGAATGTGATTGCCGATGGCACCCACAATTCCGCTAGGGCTCATTGGTGGTTCTTTGGAGCTCAACCTCAAGGTGATGCTCAAATCTTGTTCCAGAATGTCCTACGTGTTTTGGGTCTAGCTAGCAACGAATGGTCTTGGAAGAGTCCGAACGATAATTTATCCAAAATGCATCTACCTGAGAACGGCATGCCTGTTGTTGCTTTTGCCTTTGGTGGACCCGCTGCACAAAAAATTACAGGCGAACGTGATCCATTGCCCCAGTTACGCGAGACTATTCTGGCCTTAAACACTGGTAATGATGAGGAGATTCCGGTGATTGCTACCTTTGATTTGGCTCAGTTAGCAAGTAAATCCAAAGACAAGGCTATGCTCTGGCAAGATCTCTTGTTGGCTAAATCTGTACTTCAGAATATCTAA
- the rimI gene encoding ribosomal protein S18-alanine N-acetyltransferase gives MPANQGGAELSFMPMQVADLDDVLAIEGVSHIHPWTRGNFSDSLAAGHWAYCIRPQADQANIETGTFLDPQVLWAYCILFPAVDELHLLNITVSPKLRMLGLGSRMMAAIEGVAAQQKIPRIILEVRPSNESALALYQKLKYEQIGVRKNYYPASTESRDREDAIVMAKSIKLEL, from the coding sequence ATGCCTGCAAATCAAGGTGGCGCTGAACTATCCTTCATGCCCATGCAAGTAGCTGATTTAGATGACGTGTTGGCTATCGAAGGCGTTTCTCATATTCATCCATGGACTAGAGGTAATTTTTCAGATTCGTTGGCAGCAGGTCACTGGGCCTACTGCATACGGCCACAAGCTGATCAGGCCAATATTGAGACCGGAACATTCTTAGACCCCCAGGTGCTCTGGGCATACTGCATTTTATTTCCTGCAGTTGATGAGTTGCATCTTCTCAATATTACGGTTTCACCAAAACTCCGTATGCTAGGACTGGGCTCTCGAATGATGGCGGCCATTGAAGGTGTTGCGGCTCAGCAAAAAATACCCCGCATTATTTTGGAGGTCAGACCTAGTAACGAATCGGCCTTAGCCCTGTACCAAAAGCTGAAATATGAGCAAATTGGAGTCCGCAAAAACTACTATCCTGCCAGCACAGAGTCTAGGGATAGGGAAGATGCAATTGTGATGGCTAAATCGATTAAGCTAGAGCTATGA
- the tsaB gene encoding tRNA (adenosine(37)-N6)-threonylcarbamoyltransferase complex dimerization subunit type 1 TsaB, whose product MTQLLAIDTSSAWCSVALSLGDKAPEIRHELVSAGASQLLLPWVEDLLAQSNKKLSDLNAIAIGIGPGAFTGVRLGVAVVQGLAIASNMPVLPVASLDAIASQVVKTSGFTKINPSYFVVAVDARMDEIYWAKYETKSPKLLPVRVGDIHLSKPEDIDLTGIQYLAGSAIKAYAKRLFSQYSLPDDALDADMNITALGILDCAKQMWVNGQQINVAYLQPLYIRNKVALTTDEREIAFKRV is encoded by the coding sequence TTGACGCAATTATTGGCCATCGACACTTCCTCGGCTTGGTGTTCGGTGGCTTTATCTTTAGGTGATAAAGCACCTGAAATTCGACATGAGCTAGTGTCGGCTGGCGCTAGCCAACTCTTGCTTCCTTGGGTAGAAGATTTACTCGCTCAATCCAATAAAAAATTATCCGATCTCAATGCGATTGCGATTGGTATTGGGCCGGGTGCATTTACAGGGGTTCGCTTAGGAGTGGCTGTTGTACAGGGCCTAGCAATAGCGTCAAATATGCCTGTCTTACCTGTTGCCAGTCTAGATGCGATTGCATCTCAAGTAGTGAAGACTTCAGGCTTTACAAAAATTAATCCAAGTTATTTTGTCGTTGCCGTTGATGCTCGCATGGATGAGATTTACTGGGCCAAGTACGAGACGAAATCTCCTAAATTACTACCCGTACGCGTTGGCGATATTCATCTATCAAAGCCTGAGGATATTGATCTGACGGGGATTCAATACTTGGCTGGTAGCGCTATTAAAGCCTATGCAAAACGATTATTTTCTCAATATTCTCTACCTGATGATGCGCTGGATGCCGACATGAATATCACCGCCTTAGGTATCTTAGATTGCGCAAAGCAGATGTGGGTAAATGGCCAACAGATTAATGTTGCCTACTTGCAACCCCTTTATATTCGCAATAAGGTTGCTTTAACAACCGATGAGCGTGAAATTGCTTTTAAAAGGGTTTAA
- a CDS encoding VOC family protein, which produces MIAKPFKILGIQQIAIGGENKDRLKKLWVDMLGFEYKSTFVSERENVDEDICAIGFGAHEIEVDLMMPLDIEKKPAVHQTPLNHIGLWVDDLPKAVEWLSANGLRFAPGGIRKGAGGHDITFVHPKGNDEFPISGEGVLIELVQAPPEVIAGLRS; this is translated from the coding sequence ATGATAGCTAAACCATTTAAAATTTTAGGCATTCAGCAAATTGCTATTGGAGGTGAAAATAAAGATCGCCTCAAAAAGCTTTGGGTTGATATGCTTGGCTTTGAGTACAAGAGTACTTTTGTTTCTGAGCGTGAAAATGTGGATGAAGACATTTGCGCAATTGGTTTTGGCGCACATGAGATTGAAGTTGACCTCATGATGCCTTTGGATATTGAGAAAAAGCCTGCAGTTCACCAAACTCCGTTAAACCATATTGGTTTATGGGTAGATGACCTGCCGAAGGCGGTCGAATGGCTTTCAGCCAATGGCTTACGCTTCGCCCCTGGGGGCATCCGCAAGGGTGCCGGTGGTCATGACATCACCTTTGTACACCCCAAGGGTAACGATGAGTTTCCAATCAGTGGTGAGGGCGTCTTGATTGAGCTTGTACAAGCACCTCCGGAAGTAATTGCGGGATTGCGTTCATAA